A genome region from Dickeya chrysanthemi NCPPB 402 includes the following:
- the cysW gene encoding sulfate ABC transporter permease subunit CysW: MDHSISASVTERPLAAKRPTTFYVLTTLAWLVFVLILVLPLVMVVTQGLHNGMGAFWAAISEPDALSALRLTLLATVISVPLNMVFGLAIAWCVTKFEFRGKSLLLALLDLPFSVSPVVTGLMYVLLFGAQSKLYPFLTEHNLEIVYAVPGIVLATMFVTLPYVARELIPLMEQQGSQEEEAARLLGANGWQMFWHITLPNVKWALIYGVVLCTARAMGEFGAVSVVSGHIRGLTNTLPLHIEILYNEYNIVAAFSVAILLLVMSLVVLLLRQWSEAHLSKQQQKQQELTGNEH; the protein is encoded by the coding sequence ATGGATCACAGTATTTCTGCGTCTGTGACGGAGCGTCCGCTCGCGGCTAAACGACCAACAACCTTTTATGTGCTGACGACGTTGGCATGGTTGGTGTTCGTGCTGATTCTGGTGTTGCCGTTGGTCATGGTGGTGACGCAGGGGCTGCATAACGGCATGGGCGCGTTCTGGGCGGCGATCAGTGAGCCTGATGCGCTGTCTGCGCTGAGATTGACCCTGCTGGCAACGGTCATTTCGGTGCCGCTGAACATGGTGTTCGGGCTGGCGATAGCCTGGTGCGTGACCAAGTTTGAGTTCAGGGGGAAATCATTGCTGCTGGCATTGCTGGATTTACCCTTTTCAGTATCTCCGGTCGTAACCGGTCTGATGTATGTGCTGCTGTTTGGCGCCCAAAGCAAGTTGTACCCCTTCCTGACCGAGCATAATCTGGAAATCGTCTATGCCGTGCCCGGCATCGTGCTGGCAACGATGTTCGTCACCCTGCCGTATGTGGCGCGTGAACTGATTCCGCTGATGGAGCAGCAGGGGAGCCAGGAAGAGGAAGCCGCCAGATTGCTGGGGGCGAACGGCTGGCAGATGTTCTGGCACATCACCTTGCCGAATGTGAAATGGGCGCTGATTTACGGCGTGGTACTGTGCACCGCCCGCGCGATGGGCGAGTTTGGTGCGGTTTCGGTGGTGTCGGGCCATATTCGCGGCCTGACCAATACGTTACCGCTGCATATCGAGATTCTTTACAACGAGTACAACATCGTTGCGGCGTTTAGCGTGGCGATTTTGCTGCTGGTGATGTCGCTGGTGGTGCTGTTGCTGCGCCAGTGGAGCGAAGCGCATTTGTCGAAACAACAACAGAAACAACAGGAGCTGACCGGTAATGAGCATTGA
- a CDS encoding sulfate ABC transporter substrate-binding protein, whose product MSMRRLGWSLATAALLFSGMATAATELLNVSYDPTREFYQQYNAAFIKHWKETTGETIAVKNSHGGSGKQARSVIDGLQADVVTLALAGDIDALNLNQPLIDPQWQARLPDNSTPYTSTIVFLVRKGNPKQIKDWDDLIKPDVQVITPNPKTSGGARWNFLAAWAYAKHLPGGTDDSAQKFVTELYKHAPVLDTGARGATISFVQRQLGDVLIAWENEAYLSLKEQGGDQLEIVTPSLSILAEPPVAVVDKVVDRKGTRKQAEAYLNYLYSDEGQRIIAQNFYRPRNAKIAEEFKSQFAPVKLVTIDGEFGGWKSAQPKFFDDGGVFDAIFKQINK is encoded by the coding sequence ATGTCAATGCGTCGTTTAGGATGGTCGCTGGCTACCGCCGCGTTGTTGTTTTCGGGTATGGCTACGGCAGCTACGGAATTACTGAATGTATCCTATGACCCCACCCGCGAGTTTTACCAACAATATAACGCCGCGTTTATCAAACACTGGAAAGAGACGACCGGCGAAACGATCGCTGTGAAAAACTCCCACGGCGGCTCAGGTAAGCAGGCGCGCTCCGTCATCGATGGTTTGCAGGCCGACGTCGTAACGCTGGCGTTGGCGGGAGACATCGATGCGCTCAATTTGAATCAGCCGTTGATTGACCCTCAATGGCAAGCGCGTCTGCCGGACAACAGCACGCCTTATACCTCCACCATCGTCTTCCTGGTGCGTAAAGGTAATCCGAAACAGATCAAGGACTGGGACGACCTGATCAAACCGGATGTACAGGTGATTACGCCGAACCCGAAAACCTCTGGCGGCGCACGCTGGAACTTCCTGGCGGCCTGGGCTTATGCCAAACACTTGCCGGGCGGAACCGATGACAGCGCGCAGAAATTCGTAACAGAGCTCTACAAGCATGCTCCGGTGCTGGATACCGGCGCACGCGGCGCGACTATCAGCTTTGTACAACGTCAACTGGGCGATGTGTTGATTGCCTGGGAAAACGAGGCGTATTTATCGCTGAAAGAGCAGGGGGGCGATCAACTGGAAATCGTTACGCCGTCCTTATCTATCCTGGCGGAACCGCCGGTCGCCGTAGTGGACAAAGTGGTAGACCGTAAAGGAACGCGCAAACAGGCGGAAGCCTATCTGAACTATCTCTACAGTGACGAAGGGCAACGTATTATTGCGCAAAACTTCTATCGCCCACGCAACGCCAAAATCGCAGAAGAATTTAAATCTCAGTTTGCGCCGGTGAAACTGGTGACTATCGATGGCGAATTCGGCGGCTGGAAAAGCGCACAGCCTAAGTTCTTCGATGATGGCGGCGTGTTCGATGCCATCTTCAAACAGATTAATAAATAA
- the mtnN gene encoding 5'-methylthioadenosine/S-adenosylhomocysteine nucleosidase: MKVGIIGAMEQEVTLLREQIQNRQTFQRAGCEIYSGQLHGVEIALLKSGIGKVSAALGTTLLLEHCRPDVVINTGSAGGLASSLRVGDIVVSDEVRYHDADVTAFGYEPGQMAGCPAAFSADEKLIALAQDAISQLQLNAVRGLVVSGDAFINGKAPLERIRQTFPHAIAVEMEATAIGHVCHQFGVPFVVVRAISDVADQESHLSFDEFLVTAAKQSSRMVEAMLQSLAKNR, from the coding sequence ATGAAAGTTGGCATTATTGGCGCAATGGAACAAGAAGTGACGCTGTTGAGAGAACAGATCCAGAACCGCCAGACCTTCCAACGCGCAGGCTGCGAGATTTACAGCGGCCAGTTGCACGGCGTGGAGATTGCACTGCTGAAATCCGGCATCGGCAAAGTATCGGCCGCACTGGGCACTACGCTGCTGCTGGAACACTGCCGTCCGGACGTGGTCATCAATACCGGCTCCGCCGGCGGTCTGGCGTCGTCACTCAGGGTCGGCGATATCGTGGTATCCGACGAAGTGCGCTATCACGACGCCGATGTCACCGCGTTCGGTTACGAACCTGGCCAGATGGCGGGTTGCCCGGCTGCGTTTAGCGCCGATGAAAAACTGATCGCGCTGGCGCAGGATGCCATCAGCCAGTTGCAGTTGAACGCCGTACGCGGGCTGGTGGTCAGCGGCGATGCCTTTATCAACGGCAAAGCGCCGCTGGAGCGAATCCGTCAGACTTTCCCACACGCTATCGCCGTAGAAATGGAAGCCACCGCCATCGGTCACGTTTGTCACCAGTTTGGCGTGCCATTTGTGGTGGTTCGTGCCATCTCCGATGTGGCGGATCAGGAATCGCACCTCAGTTTCGACGAGTTTCTGGTCACCGCCGCCAAACAGTCCAGCCGGATGGTGGAAGCCATGCTGCAATCCCTGGCGAAAAACCGCTAA
- the dgt gene encoding dGTPase — translation MSAIDFSTKLSFQRRFGRKKDKKDEYAIVQEFESDRGRIINSAAIRRLQQKTQVFPLERNAAVRSRLTHSMEVQQVGRYIAKEIFRQLRKNGQLDALGLEPLETPFESLVEMACLMHDIGNPPFGHFGEAAINNWFSQRLLPEATPHDSPPDPCQVPCLRLDAKDSVELNALRGRIRHDLSNFEGNAQAIRLVHSLLKLNLTYAQIGCILKYTKPAYWAQPVPSAYSYLMKKVGFYLSEESFVQQLRSELNMAEFHRHPLTYIMEAADDISYCIADLEDAVEKKIITYQQLYERLEEAWGERAEKDVFNRTVDLAYEERQHLPGRSESDQFFMKLRVNTVNTMVRYATRRFIENLPAIYDGSFNHSLLEEDKDDYGRLLKIFKDVARKFVFNHHEVEQLELQGDRIISGLLEIYSPLLNMPYRDFCRLVTDDTHKRYPIETRLYHKLSSKHCHAYREATRSLAGLSDKEQEVWEYYYRARLILDYISGMTDLYAYDEYRRLMAVD, via the coding sequence ATGTCTGCTATCGACTTTTCAACCAAACTCAGTTTCCAGCGACGTTTTGGCAGGAAAAAAGATAAAAAGGATGAATATGCCATCGTGCAGGAGTTTGAAAGCGACAGGGGGAGGATCATCAACTCTGCCGCTATTCGCCGCTTACAGCAAAAAACGCAGGTCTTCCCGCTGGAACGCAACGCCGCCGTGCGCTCCCGCCTGACGCATTCCATGGAAGTGCAGCAGGTCGGGCGCTATATCGCCAAGGAAATTTTCCGACAGCTGCGTAAAAACGGGCAATTGGACGCGTTGGGGCTGGAACCGCTGGAAACGCCGTTTGAAAGCCTGGTGGAAATGGCGTGCCTGATGCATGACATCGGCAACCCGCCGTTCGGGCATTTTGGCGAAGCGGCGATCAATAACTGGTTCAGCCAGCGATTGTTGCCGGAAGCGACGCCGCACGACTCTCCGCCTGACCCCTGTCAGGTGCCGTGCCTGAGACTCGACGCGAAAGATAGTGTTGAGTTGAACGCATTGCGTGGCCGCATCCGTCATGATCTGAGCAATTTCGAAGGCAATGCCCAGGCGATTCGGCTGGTGCATTCGCTGTTGAAACTCAATCTGACCTATGCCCAAATCGGTTGCATACTGAAATACACTAAACCGGCTTATTGGGCGCAGCCTGTCCCGTCTGCATACAGTTATCTGATGAAAAAAGTCGGCTTTTATCTGTCGGAAGAGTCCTTTGTGCAGCAGTTACGCAGCGAGCTGAACATGGCGGAATTTCACCGTCACCCGCTGACGTACATCATGGAGGCGGCGGATGATATTTCTTATTGCATTGCCGATCTGGAAGATGCGGTAGAAAAGAAAATCATCACCTATCAGCAGCTTTACGAACGTCTGGAAGAGGCCTGGGGAGAACGGGCGGAAAAGGATGTGTTTAACCGTACCGTCGATTTGGCCTATGAAGAACGGCAGCATCTGCCGGGGCGCAGTGAAAGCGATCAGTTTTTTATGAAACTGCGGGTCAATACCGTTAATACCATGGTGCGCTATGCGACGCGGCGTTTTATTGAGAATCTGCCGGCGATTTATGACGGTAGTTTCAACCATTCGCTGCTGGAGGAGGACAAAGACGACTACGGGCGATTATTAAAGATCTTTAAAGATGTCGCCAGAAAGTTCGTGTTTAATCATCACGAGGTCGAACAGCTTGAGCTACAGGGCGATCGTATTATCAGCGGCCTGCTGGAAATCTATAGCCCGTTGCTGAATATGCCGTACCGTGATTTCTGCCGGTTAGTGACCGACGATACTCACAAACGCTATCCCATCGAAACCCGGCTGTACCACAAACTTTCCAGCAAGCATTGTCATGCCTACCGCGAGGCAACCCGTTCTCTGGCCGGGTTATCCGATAAAGAACAAGAGGTATGGGAGTATTACTACCGTGCCCGACTGATTCTCGACTACATCAGCGGTATGACCGATTTGTACGCTTACGATGAATATCGTCGCTTAATGGCGGTGGACTGA
- a CDS encoding CdaR family transcriptional regulator, which yields MASYHLNNKLAQEIVARTMKIIDSNINVMDARGRIIGSGDRERIGELHEGALLVLSQGRVVDIDDAVARHLHGVRPGINLPLKIDGEIVGVIGLTGNPGQLRQYGELVCMTAEMMLEQARLLHMLAQDSRLREELVLNLIRTDELSPALMEWAQRLGIDLNQPRVAAVVEVDSGQLGVDSAMAELQQLQTLLTTPERNNLIAIVSLTEMVVLKPALNNHNRWDAEDHRRRVDTLLSRMEESSRLRVRIALGNYFTGPGSIARSYRTARTTMSVGKQRMPAQRSYFYQDLMLPVLLDSLRGGWQANELVRPLARLKAMDSNGLLRRTLNAWFRNNVQPGATAKALFVHRNTLEYRLNRISELTGLDLGNFDDRLLLYVALQLDEEQ from the coding sequence ATGGCGTCATACCACCTGAATAACAAACTGGCACAGGAAATCGTTGCTCGCACAATGAAAATCATTGATAGCAATATCAATGTGATGGATGCACGTGGACGTATTATCGGCAGCGGCGACCGGGAGCGCATTGGTGAATTGCATGAAGGCGCGCTATTGGTGCTGTCGCAGGGACGGGTGGTGGATATTGATGACGCGGTAGCGCGCCATCTGCATGGCGTTCGGCCCGGTATCAACCTGCCATTGAAAATCGACGGCGAAATCGTCGGCGTAATTGGTTTGACCGGCAACCCCGGCCAGTTGCGCCAGTACGGTGAATTGGTGTGCATGACGGCCGAGATGATGCTGGAACAGGCGCGATTGCTGCATATGCTGGCGCAGGATAGCCGTTTACGGGAAGAATTGGTGTTGAACCTGATTCGCACGGATGAGCTGTCGCCGGCACTGATGGAGTGGGCTCAGCGTTTGGGGATCGATCTTAACCAACCGCGTGTTGCGGCAGTGGTAGAGGTGGATAGCGGTCAATTAGGGGTGGATAGCGCTATGGCGGAGTTACAGCAATTGCAGACGTTGCTGACGACGCCGGAGCGCAACAATTTGATTGCGATTGTCTCACTGACGGAGATGGTGGTGCTGAAGCCGGCGCTCAACAACCATAACCGTTGGGATGCCGAGGATCACCGTCGCCGCGTCGACACACTGTTGTCGCGTATGGAGGAAAGCAGCCGGTTGCGGGTGAGAATAGCGTTAGGCAACTATTTTACCGGCCCCGGCAGTATCGCACGTTCCTACCGTACCGCCCGTACCACCATGAGTGTTGGCAAACAACGCATGCCGGCTCAGCGCAGTTATTTCTATCAGGATTTAATGTTGCCGGTATTGCTTGATAGCCTGCGTGGAGGCTGGCAGGCCAACGAACTGGTGCGCCCATTGGCCAGGCTGAAGGCGATGGACAGCAACGGTTTGCTGCGTCGCACGCTTAACGCCTGGTTTCGCAACAATGTACAGCCGGGGGCGACAGCCAAGGCGTTATTTGTGCATCGCAATACGCTGGAGTACCGGCTAAATCGCATCTCCGAACTCACCGGGCTGGATCTGGGCAATTTTGACGATCGGCTGTTGCTGTATGTCGCACTGCAACTGGATGAAGAACAGTAA
- the degP gene encoding serine endoprotease DegP, producing the protein MKQKSLMLSALALSLAIAVGTLPATASAAESVSSSGAQLPSLAPMLEKVMPSVVNISVEGHTAASQGASVPPQMQPFFGDNSPFCQEGSPFRSSPMCQGEDDDEDGGGEGAPPQAFQALGAGVIINAAKGYVVTNNHVVDNADKIQIRLNDGRKYDAKVIGKDPRSDVALIQLKDFRNLTEIKMADSDQLRVGDYAVAIGNPYGLGETATSGIISALGRSGLNIENYEDFIQTDAAINRGNSGGALVNLNGELIGLNTAILAPGGGNIGIGFAIPSNIVKNLINQIVEYGEVKRGELGIMGTELNSDIARAMKVDAQRGAFVSQVQPNSAAAKAGIKAGDVVVSMNGKAISSFSALRAQIGSLPVGSKLTLGLIRDGKPATVEVTLQQSMQSQVESGNLNSAIEGAELSNTQVDGQKGVKVDKVKPDSAAAKIGLKPDDVILGVNQQPVENIGELRKIIDSKPPVLALSIRRGNSDLYLLIQ; encoded by the coding sequence ATGAAACAAAAATCATTGATGTTGAGCGCGCTGGCGCTGAGTCTGGCGATAGCGGTGGGGACATTACCGGCGACTGCCAGCGCGGCAGAATCGGTATCGTCGTCCGGCGCTCAGTTGCCAAGCCTGGCGCCCATGCTGGAGAAAGTCATGCCGTCGGTGGTGAATATTTCCGTCGAGGGGCATACCGCCGCCAGTCAAGGGGCCAGCGTGCCGCCGCAAATGCAGCCCTTCTTCGGCGACAATTCGCCTTTCTGTCAGGAAGGATCGCCTTTCCGGTCATCGCCGATGTGCCAGGGCGAAGATGACGACGAGGACGGTGGTGGGGAAGGTGCGCCGCCGCAGGCATTTCAGGCGTTGGGTGCCGGGGTTATCATCAATGCCGCGAAAGGCTATGTGGTGACCAACAACCACGTGGTGGACAATGCCGATAAAATTCAGATTCGCCTCAATGATGGGCGTAAATACGATGCGAAAGTGATTGGTAAAGACCCGCGATCGGATGTAGCGCTGATTCAATTGAAGGATTTCCGTAATCTGACCGAGATTAAGATGGCGGATTCCGATCAACTGCGCGTGGGGGATTATGCGGTGGCGATCGGCAACCCTTACGGTTTGGGCGAAACCGCCACCTCAGGGATCATCTCGGCGTTAGGGCGCAGTGGCCTGAATATTGAAAACTATGAAGATTTTATCCAAACTGATGCCGCTATCAACCGGGGTAACTCCGGTGGCGCGCTGGTCAACCTGAATGGTGAACTGATTGGCCTGAACACGGCTATTCTGGCGCCGGGCGGCGGTAATATCGGTATCGGTTTTGCCATCCCCAGCAATATTGTGAAGAACCTGATTAACCAAATCGTCGAATACGGCGAAGTGAAACGCGGCGAGTTGGGGATCATGGGGACGGAACTGAATTCCGATATTGCCAGGGCGATGAAAGTCGATGCCCAGCGTGGGGCGTTCGTCAGCCAGGTACAGCCGAATTCCGCCGCCGCCAAAGCCGGTATCAAGGCAGGGGATGTGGTGGTATCGATGAACGGTAAAGCCATCAGCAGTTTCTCGGCGTTGCGTGCTCAGATTGGTTCGTTGCCGGTCGGCAGCAAACTGACGCTGGGGCTGATTCGCGACGGGAAGCCTGCGACGGTAGAAGTCACATTGCAGCAGAGTATGCAGTCGCAGGTGGAATCCGGTAACCTGAATTCGGCGATTGAAGGCGCTGAGTTGAGTAATACCCAGGTAGACGGCCAGAAAGGCGTTAAAGTGGATAAGGTGAAACCGGATTCTGCGGCGGCGAAAATCGGCCTTAAGCCTGATGATGTCATTCTGGGGGTGAACCAACAGCCGGTAGAAAATATTGGCGAGCTACGCAAGATCATCGACAGCAAGCCGCCGGTACTGGCGTTGAGTATTCGACGCGGCAACAGTGATCTTTATCTGCTGATTCAATAA
- a CDS encoding sulfate/molybdate ABC transporter ATP-binding protein, whose amino-acid sequence MSIEVHNVNKQFGQFQALNQINLSIQSGELVALLGPSGCGKTTLLRIIAGLEKPDSGNIVFHGEDVSGHDVRDRNVGFVFQHYALFRHMTVFDNIAFGLRMKPKAIRPSKRDIEAKVREMLNMVQLEWLADRYPEQLSGGQRQRIALARALIVEPRILLLDEPFGALDAKVRKELRRWLSRLHEEINLTSVFVTHDQEEAMEVADRIVLMNKGVIEQIGTPDDVYNRPTTEFVYNFLGDSNRLKLAGHEQIIQFRPHEVALSKHKQADFQPVVVKDIRPLGALTRLVLKVDGNNELIEAEVAHDDAVLTDLNRGDVVQFKPKHYNYDWEI is encoded by the coding sequence ATGAGCATTGAGGTTCACAACGTTAATAAACAGTTTGGTCAGTTCCAGGCGCTTAATCAGATCAATTTATCGATTCAAAGTGGCGAGCTGGTGGCGCTGCTGGGGCCGTCTGGCTGTGGTAAAACCACACTGCTGCGTATTATCGCCGGCCTGGAGAAACCGGATAGCGGGAATATCGTCTTCCACGGCGAAGACGTCTCAGGGCACGATGTGCGCGATCGTAACGTCGGTTTCGTCTTCCAGCACTACGCATTATTTCGCCATATGACGGTATTCGATAACATCGCGTTCGGTTTGCGTATGAAGCCTAAGGCAATACGGCCGTCGAAGCGTGATATCGAAGCAAAAGTGCGTGAAATGCTAAACATGGTGCAACTGGAATGGCTGGCGGATCGTTACCCGGAACAGCTTTCTGGTGGTCAGCGTCAGCGTATTGCACTGGCGCGGGCGCTGATTGTCGAGCCGCGTATTTTGCTGTTAGACGAACCTTTCGGCGCACTTGACGCCAAAGTGCGTAAAGAGTTGCGGCGCTGGCTGTCTCGTCTGCACGAAGAGATCAACCTGACATCGGTATTTGTCACCCATGATCAGGAAGAAGCGATGGAAGTGGCCGATCGCATCGTGCTGATGAACAAAGGCGTGATTGAGCAGATTGGCACCCCTGATGACGTGTATAACCGTCCGACCACCGAGTTTGTTTACAATTTCCTCGGGGATAGCAATCGGCTGAAACTGGCGGGGCATGAGCAGATAATTCAGTTCCGTCCGCACGAAGTGGCGTTGTCGAAACACAAGCAAGCTGACTTCCAGCCGGTGGTGGTTAAAGATATTCGCCCGCTGGGGGCGCTGACACGGCTGGTGCTGAAAGTGGATGGCAATAATGAACTGATTGAAGCGGAAGTCGCGCATGACGATGCGGTACTGACTGACTTAAATCGCGGCGATGTCGTGCAATTCAAGCCCAAGCATTATAACTACGACTGGGAAATCTGA
- the cysT gene encoding sulfate ABC transporter permease subunit CysT, with protein sequence MSRRISPVIPGFGLTLGFSLTYLGLLVLIPLGAMFLYATQLTLTQFWNLITSRQVLFSLQLSFGSALTAAFVNGILGTLLAWVLVRYTFPGRKIIDAMIDMPFALPTAVAGIALTSLYAPNGLIGSLFPFRIAYTSIGITLALIFVTLPFVVRTLQPVLADIPKEVEEASACLGASPWQTFRHVLLPAILPAWLTGFALAFARGVGEYGSVVFIAGNIPFKTEILPLLIVSKLDQYDYKGATGIGVFMLVVSFILLLLINLLQRRIQPKL encoded by the coding sequence ATGTCGCGACGTATTTCACCGGTTATCCCCGGTTTTGGTCTGACTTTGGGCTTTAGCCTTACTTATCTGGGATTACTTGTGCTGATCCCGCTGGGCGCTATGTTTTTGTACGCCACCCAGTTAACGCTGACCCAATTTTGGAACTTGATCACCAGCCGTCAGGTCTTGTTTTCCCTGCAATTATCGTTCGGTTCCGCGCTAACGGCGGCCTTCGTCAACGGTATTCTCGGCACGCTCCTGGCCTGGGTGCTGGTGCGTTATACCTTTCCCGGCCGGAAGATTATCGATGCGATGATCGATATGCCGTTTGCCTTGCCTACCGCAGTAGCCGGGATTGCGCTGACATCGTTATATGCGCCGAACGGATTGATCGGCTCGCTATTTCCTTTCCGTATCGCCTACACCAGCATTGGCATCACGCTGGCGCTGATTTTTGTCACTCTGCCGTTTGTAGTGCGCACGCTGCAGCCGGTGCTGGCCGATATTCCCAAAGAGGTGGAAGAGGCTTCCGCCTGTCTGGGCGCCAGCCCGTGGCAGACCTTCCGACATGTCCTGCTGCCGGCCATTCTGCCCGCCTGGCTTACCGGTTTTGCACTGGCGTTCGCCCGCGGTGTGGGGGAATACGGCTCGGTGGTGTTTATCGCCGGCAACATTCCGTTCAAAACGGAAATTCTGCCGCTGCTGATTGTCTCCAAACTGGACCAGTACGATTACAAAGGCGCGACCGGTATCGGCGTGTTCATGTTGGTGGTTTCTTTTATCCTGTTGTTGCTGATTAACCTGCTGCAACGGCGTATTCAACCGAAGTTATAA
- the gltX gene encoding glutamate--tRNA ligase, whose product MKIKTRFAPSPTGYLHVGGARTALYSWLFARHHGGEFVLRIEDTDLERSTKEAIDAIMDGMNWLNLDWDEGPYYQTKRFDRYNAVIDQMLENGTAYKCYCSKERLEALREQQMATGDKPRYDGCCRDSHEHHADDEPHVVRFRNPQDGSVIFDDRIRGPIEFSNLELDDLIIRRTDGSPTYNFCVVIDDWDMGITHVIRGEDHINNTPRQINILKALGAPVPEYAHVSMILGDDGKKLSKRHGAVGVMQYRDDGYLPEALLNYLVRLGWANGDQEIFSIDEMKQLFSLDAVSKSASAFNTEKLQWLNHHYINHLPPEYVATHLSWHIEQAGIDTRTGPQLSELVTLLGERCKTLKEIAESCRYFYEEFAEFDADAAKKHLRPVARQPLELVRSKLAAITDWTPENIHHAIQGTADELQQGMGKVGMPLRVAVTGAGQSPGVDVTVHAIGQSRTLARIDRALVFIAEREAQQ is encoded by the coding sequence ATGAAAATCAAAACCCGCTTTGCGCCCAGCCCGACTGGTTATCTTCATGTTGGCGGTGCCCGCACCGCACTGTATTCCTGGTTGTTTGCCCGCCACCATGGCGGTGAATTTGTTTTGCGTATTGAAGATACCGATCTGGAGCGTTCGACCAAAGAGGCGATTGACGCCATTATGGACGGCATGAACTGGTTAAATCTGGACTGGGACGAAGGCCCGTACTACCAGACCAAACGTTTTGACCGTTATAACGCAGTCATTGATCAGATGCTGGAAAACGGCACGGCCTACAAATGTTATTGTTCTAAAGAGCGTCTGGAAGCGCTGCGTGAGCAGCAAATGGCTACTGGTGACAAGCCGCGCTATGACGGCTGCTGCCGCGATTCTCATGAACACCATGCTGATGATGAACCGCATGTGGTGCGTTTTCGCAACCCCCAGGATGGTTCTGTTATCTTTGATGACCGTATTCGCGGGCCGATTGAATTCAGCAACCTTGAGCTCGATGATCTGATCATCCGCCGTACCGACGGCTCACCGACCTATAACTTCTGTGTGGTGATCGACGACTGGGATATGGGCATCACCCACGTTATTCGCGGTGAAGATCATATCAACAACACGCCGCGCCAGATTAACATTCTCAAGGCGCTGGGCGCTCCGGTGCCGGAATACGCACATGTTTCCATGATTCTGGGCGATGACGGCAAAAAGCTGTCCAAACGTCATGGCGCGGTGGGGGTGATGCAGTATCGCGATGACGGCTACTTGCCGGAAGCGTTGCTCAATTATCTGGTACGTCTGGGATGGGCAAACGGCGATCAGGAAATCTTCTCTATTGATGAAATGAAGCAGTTGTTCTCGCTGGATGCCGTCAGCAAGTCCGCCAGTGCGTTCAATACTGAAAAACTGCAGTGGCTGAACCACCACTACATTAACCATCTGCCGCCGGAATATGTGGCGACTCACCTGTCCTGGCATATCGAACAGGCGGGCATTGATACCCGCACCGGCCCGCAGTTGAGCGAACTGGTGACGTTGCTGGGCGAACGTTGCAAGACGTTGAAAGAGATTGCCGAGTCCTGCCGCTACTTCTATGAAGAGTTCGCCGAGTTTGATGCCGATGCGGCGAAGAAACACTTGCGCCCGGTGGCGCGTCAGCCGCTGGAGTTGGTGCGCAGCAAGTTGGCCGCCATCACTGACTGGACGCCGGAAAATATTCACCATGCCATTCAGGGCACGGCCGATGAATTGCAGCAAGGAATGGGTAAAGTCGGGATGCCGCTGCGAGTGGCGGTGACCGGTGCCGGTCAGTCTCCGGGCGTGGATGTGACGGTACATGCTATCGGCCAGTCGCGTACGCTGGCACGCATTGATCGGGCGCTGGTCTTTATCGCTGAGCGTGAAGCGCAGCAATAA